A genomic window from Yarrowia lipolytica chromosome 1D, complete sequence includes:
- a CDS encoding uncharacterized protein (Compare to YALI0D16841g, similar to Saccharomyces cerevisiae MET18 (YIL128W); ancestral locus Anc_2.233, weakly similar to uniprot|P40469 Saccharomyces cerevisiae YIL128w MET18 involved in NER repair and RNA polymerase II transcription) — protein MDALVNQYMAATGNAAGIADLITTDQAKLVDLVQLLGEYLVDESAKTRQTAIQCISDVLKDLPTDKLTKQQLTVICEFLSERLADEPVTGQVLDGMNAVVTMSAISSLSVKKIVDSLVGYYLPSSHVQVVRYKAYVLLRYLTENKSQSLKSTASAQEGFIKCFLTCTNGEKDPRNLLESFAINEWISNNLTVPENDVEPQFDATFCYFPITFRPPKNDPYKITADQLKVALRTALAAGKQYSKLIFPALLEKLTSSSLSVKGDTLDTIAACIANYGPEITAENWKDIWDGTKFEVLHGSEPELAGKTLTVLKRLAEELQKHGDQSQLDEYLTNVETDCMDKLKDPTNRLSTQAAQIVASVSLAGVDVAKKLTTPALSAILAVTDTQIPTLTSICEILLIFLKSSLPNVTSTPLFEFKDRVFDVLAKALLSSPESESSLRILAIKGFSAAVNITEFLSQTDTELIVRYLDDVIVNDTNTKTLQAAVDALVLIAEKPGNAGIIQNITFPALLSELPASDSDKEAKTRILFLLSVLAKVSTSKTLIEVLQVRILSHMDTVTGSTALYPTLLLQTLLSALKEQESKDNFDTTSYLKSTFPRLFKTAFDASYSGSPAVMATPQVTEAAGRILTSITRHCTVQDQVLTSLFSLFFNGTTSDIFPSATLPEKQKFNVLDTPLPCMSLLTSCFAPLSRDLELPKLHDPFVLLRSVISTVSGTADPAIRRHYLRFAGLLTNKWINTAASPQAVAFVTDLLETATLDALESAAWIIKGWLLKNDSTAFKFVDTLVGMLPGANGLVAAKSFDILLGDDELFVKQNSVVIRQLYKQRLFVSVVPKLVQGYKDVDDKVPYVVALSNIVNSVPSSIVSPALESIMSLVVDSLSVSEARVKTAGIDTILATIGQTDIVASYLDELVPSLLDAAFSSPAVSIKALQCLGAFASTVDLPKIVPFKQRIINSLTPLLDHKKRDVRRACVDTRQAYFELGINK, from the exons ATGGACGCCTTGGTCAACCAATACATGGCCGCTACGGGCAACGCCGCAGGTATCGCTGATT TGATCACCACGGACCAGGCTAAACTGGTCGATCTCGTGCAGCTGCTCGGAGAATACCTCGTTGACGAGTCTGCCAAAACCCGACAGACCGCCATCCAATGCATCTCTGACGTGCTCAAAGATCTGCCTACTGACAAACTGACCAAGCAGCAACTCACTGTCATCTGCGAGTTTCTCAGCGAACGTCTGGCCGACGAGCCCGTCACGGGCCAGGTTCTCGACGGCATGAACGCCGTGGTCACCATGTCGGCCATCAGCTCTCTGAGCGTCAAAAAAATCGTGGACAGCCTCGTCGGCTACTACCTGCCCTCTTCACATGTGCAGGTGGTCAGATACAAGGCCTACGTTCTACTCCGATACTTGACTGAGAATAAGAGCCAGTCGCTCAAAAGCACTGCTTCAGCCCAGGAAGGCTTCATCAAGTGTTTCCTGACCTGCACCAACGGCGAGAAGGACCCCCGAAACCTGCTGGAGTCCTTTGCTATCAACGAGTGGATCAGCAACAACCTGACTGTGCCTGAAAACGACGTGGAGCCGCAGTTTGACGCCACCTTCTGCTACTTCCCCATCACCTTTAGACCCCCCAAAAATGACCCCTACAAGATCACAGCTGATCAGCTAAAGGTGGCGCTCAGAACCGCTCTGGCGGCCGGAAAACAGTACTCCAAACTCATCTTCCCCGCACTGCTGGAAAAACtcacctcgtcgtcgttaTCGGTCAAGGGAGACACTCTGGACACCATTGCAGCATGTATCGCCAACTACGGTCCGGAAATCACCGCCGAAAATTGGAAGGACATCTGGGACGGAACCAAATTCGAGGTTTTGCATGGAAGCGAACCTGAGCTGGCAGGAAAGACCCTTACTGTTCTAAAACGTCTCGCAGaagagctgcagaagcaCGGAGACCAGTCACAGCTGGATGAGTACCTCACAAACGTTGAAACTGACTGCAtggacaagctcaaggaccccaCAAACCGTCTGAGCACCCAGGCAGCCCAGATCGTGGCGTCTGTCAGTTTGGCAGGTGTAGACGTTGCTAAAAAGCTTACCACTCCGGCGCTTTCTGCTATCCTGGCCGTCACTGACACTCAAATCCCCACTCTGACGTCCATCTGTGAGATTCTGCTCATTTTCCTCAAGTCGTCCCTCCCCAATGTCACTTCTACACCTCTGTTTGAGTTCAAGGACCGCGTTTTCGATgtgctggccaaggcccTGCTCTCCAGTCCGGAGTCCGAGTCTTCTCTGCGCATTCTGGCCATCAAGGGTTTCTCAGCCGCCGTCAACATCACCGAGTTCCTCTCtcaaacagacacagagcTGATTGTCCGGTACCTGGATGACGTCATTGtcaacgacacaaacacaaaaaccCTGCAGGCTGCGGTAGACGCACTTGTTCTGATTGCTGAGAAGCCCGGAAACGCAGGAATTATTCAAAACATCACCTTCCCGGCTCTGCTTTCAGAGTTGCCTGCTTCAGACTCTGACAAGGAAGCCAAGACTCGAATTCTGTTCCTGCTATCTGTTTTGGCCAAGGTGAGTACCTCTAAGACTTTGATTGAGGTTCTCCAAGTCAGAATACTGTCCCACATGGATACCGTTACTGGGAGCACTGCGTTGTATCCCActctgcttctgcagaCTCTTCTGAGCGCCCTGAAGGAACAGGAGTCCAAGGACAACTTTGATACCACATCGTATCTCAAGTCCACCTTCCCCAGATTGTTTAAGACTGCCTTTGATGCCAGCTACTCGGGGTCCCCTGCTGTCATGGCCACTCCTCAAGTGactgaagctgctggacgaatcctcacctccatcacccGTCATTGCACAGTTCAGGATCAAGTTCTGACAAGTCTCTtctccctcttcttcaacggAACCACCAGTGATATCTTTCCGAGTGCCACCCTTCCCGAGAAGCAAAAGTTCAACGTCCTTGATACTCCTCTGCCCTGTATGAGTCTTTTGACCTCTTGTTTTGCTCCTCTGAGTCGCGACCTCGAGCTGCCCAAGCTTCACGACCCCTTTGTTCTTCTGAGAAGCGTCATCAGCACTGTTTCTGGCACTGCCGATCCAGCCATTCGACGACACTACCTTCGATTTGCTGGTCTTCTCACAAACAAATGGATCAACACCGCCGCTTCTCCGCAGGCTGTGGCGTTTGTTACTGACCTGCTGGAGACCGCCACTCTGGACGCACTCGAATCCGCTGCCTGGATTATAAAGGGCTGGTTGCTGAAGAACGACTCCACAGCTTTCAAGTTTGTGGATACTCTTGTGGGCATGCTCCCTGGCGCCAATGGACTGGTGGCAGCCAAATCGTTCGATATTCTACTTGGAGACGATGAACTATTTGTCAAGCAAAATTCGGTTGTCATCCGACAGCTTTACAAGCAGCGGctttttgtttctgtggTGCCCAAGCTGGTTCAGGGCTACAAGGACGTTGACGATAAAGTGCCCTACGTCGTTGCTCTGtccaacattgtcaactcTGTCCCCAGCTCCATTGTGTCGCCTGCACTCGAAAGCATCATGTCTCTGGTGGTGGACTCTCTGAGTGTTTCTGAGGCCCGGGTCAAGACTGCTGGCATCGACACAATCCTCGCTACCATTGGACAAACCGATATTGTGGCCTCCTATCTCGACGAGCttgttccttctcttctggaCGCTGCATTCTCCTCGCCTGCTGTCTCCATCAAGGCTCTTCAGTGTCTGGGAGCCTTTGCATCCACTGTCGATCTTCCAAAGATTGTTCCTTTCAAGCAGCGAATCATCAACTCCTTGACTCCTCTCTTGGACCACAAAAAACGAGACGTGCGACGAGCCTGTGTTGATACTCGACAGGCTTACTTTGAGCTCGGCATTAACAAGTAG
- a CDS encoding uncharacterized protein (Compare to YALI0D16797g, similar to Saccharomyces cerevisiae UTR4 (YEL038W); ancestral locus Anc_1.481, similar to uniprot|P32626 Saccharomyces cerevisiae YEL038w UTR4 putative enolase-phosphatase E-1) has translation MATLLDIEGTVCSISFVHDILFPYALEKLPQLLKNEQFPIKPGGNQTSDLTPYLESFPEEYKQSAQALEDHVIDLTEKNVKAPYLKALQGYIWKSGYQSGEIKAPLYPDAVDYMKRVVDGGNKVFIYSSGSVPAQKLLFGYSSAGDLTPLISDYFDTVNAGPKMEAASYTTILKAIGFEADRVLFLSDNVREIEAAKKAGLRAYVAERPGNAKLTPQEKEDNVIKTSFEGIEI, from the coding sequence atgGCCACGTTACTCGACATTGAAGGAACCGTGTGTTCGATTTCGTTTGTGCACGACATTTTGTTTCCCTATGCACTCGAAAAGCTGCCTCAATTGCTCAAAAACGAACAGTTCCCCATCAAACCAGGCGGGAACCAGACCTCAGACCTGACTCCATACCTGGAGAGCTTCCCGGAGGAGTACAAACAGAGCGCCCAGGCCCTGGAGGACCACGTGATTGATCTGACGGAGAAGAACGTTAAGGCTCCCTACCTCAAGGCTCTTCAGGGCTACATTTGGAAGAGTGGTTACCAGAGTGGGGAAATAAAGGCTCCTCTGTATCCCGATGCTGTGGACTACATGAAGCGGGTTGTGGACGGCGGCAACAAGGTGTTCATCTACTCGTCAGGATCTGTGCCTGCTCAGAAGTTGCTGTTTGGGTACTCGTCAGCCGGCGATCTGACTCCGCTGATTTCGGATTACTTTGATACCGTCAACGCCGGGCCCAAAATGGAGGCTGCAAGCTACACAACTAtcctcaaggccattgGTTTCGAGGCTGACAGGGTACTCTTCTTGTCCGACAATGTGCGTGAAATTGAAGCTGCTAAGAAGGCCGGTCTGAGAGCCTATGTCGCCGAGCGGCCCGGAAACGCCAAGCTGACGCcccaggagaaggaggacaatGTCATCAAGACCAGTTTTGAGGGAATTGAGATCTAG
- a CDS encoding uncharacterized protein (Compare to YALI0D16753g, highly similar to uniprot|Q8TG27 Talaromyces emersonii Malate dehydrogenase precursor mitochondrial, similar to Saccharomyces cerevisiae MDH1 (YKL085W); ancestral locus Anc_2.641): MFQPRVTAPLRSFSTSAARQHKVVVLGANGGIGQPLSLLLKLNKNVTDLGLYDLRGAPGVAADVSHIPTNSTVAGYSPDNNGIAEALKGAKLVLIPAGVPRKPGMTRDDLFNTNASIVRDLAKAVGEHAPDAFVGVIANPVNSTVPIVAEVLKSKGKYDPKKLFGVTTLDVIRAERFVSQLEHTNPTKEYFPVVGGHSGVTIVPLVSQSDHPDIAGEARDKLVHRIQFGGDEVVKAKDGAGSATLSMAQAAARFADSLLRGVNGEKDVVEPTFVDSPLFKGEGIDFFSTKVTLGPNGVEEIHPIGKVNEYEEKLIEAAKADLKKNIEKGVNFVKQNP, encoded by the coding sequence ATGTTCCAACCCCGAGTTACCGCCCCCCTGCgatccttctccacctccgcTGCCCGACAGCACAAGgttgtcgtccttggcgcCAACGGAGGCATTGGCCAGCCCCtgtctctgctgctcaagctcaacaagaacgtGACCGACCTCGGTCTGTACGATCTGCGAGGCGCCCCCGGCGTTGCTGCCGATGTCTCCCACATCcccaccaactccaccgTGGCCGGCTACTCTCCCGACAACAACGGCATTGCCGAGGCCCTCAAGGGCGCCAAGCTGGTGCTGATCCCCGCCGGTGTCCCCCGAAAGCCCGGCATGACCCGAGACGATCTGTTCAACACCAACGCCTCCATTGTGCGAGACCTGGCCAAGGCCGTCGGTGAGCACGCCCCCGACGCCTTTGTCGGAGTCATTGCTAACCCCGTCAACTCCACCGTCCCCATTGTCGCCGAGGtgctcaagtccaagggcaagtacgaccccaagaagcTCTTCGGTGTCACCACCCTCGACGTCATCCGAGCCGAGCGATTCGTCTCCCAGCTCGAGCACACCAACCCCACCAAGGAGTACTTCCCCGTTGTTGGCGGCCACTCCGGTGTCACCATTGTCCCCCTCGTGTCCCAGTCCGACCACCCCGACATTGCCGGTGAGGCTCGAGACAAGCTTGTCCACCGAATCCAGTTTGGCGGTGACGAGGttgtcaaggccaaggacggtGCCGGATCCGCCACCCTTTCCATGGCCCAGGCTGCCGCCCGATTCGCCGACTCTCTCCTCCGAGGTGTCAACGGCGAGAAGGACGTTGTTGAGCCCACTTTCGTCGACTCTCCTCTGTTCAAGGGTGAGGGCATcgacttcttctccaccaaggTCACTCTTGGCCCTAACGGTGTTGAGGAGATCCACCCCATCGGAAAGGTCaacgagtacgaggagaagctcatcgaggctgccaaggccgatctcaagaagaacattGAGAAGGGTGTCAACTTTGTCAAGCAGAACCCTTAA
- a CDS encoding uncharacterized protein (Compare to YALI0D16775g, similar to uniprot|P38884 Saccharomyces cerevisiae YHR198c), with translation MFRNALKSARQVKAPVRAFSTRATAARAVPRPSNTLLFSTAAACAAGLSLYSLYTHQSIALDEKKGPIIQPTDSVQPPTSTPPFPTKMSADGKEWSLLGCGVRRVSFLGFDVYAIGLYLPESQKREVRELLQSTSGFQQANGDVEEFKKSLLDPVHGAAKIRWLLDQGIDIRIRIVPVRNTDFGHLRDGFVRTILAHPEAKEASQNKEFADGLSELKTIFSRKMSVPKHNILVMNRKGNNGELKITYYDAKSEADLGEGSELGTVHNPQVSELLLLQYLTGKKPISETLRDSVINGLVTVAIE, from the coding sequence ATGTTCCGAAACGCTTTGAAATCCGCTAGACAAGTGAAGGCTCCAGTGCGAGCGTTCTCGACCCGAGCCACCGCCGCTCGAGCTGTTCCCCGACCCTCAAACACCCTGCTGTTCTCCACTGCCGCCGCTTGTGCTGCTGGACTGTCTCTCTACTCGCTGTACACCCACCAGTCGATTGCgctggacgagaagaagggcccCATCATCCAGCCCACAGACTCGGTCCAGCCTCCCACCTCCACGCCGCCTTTCCCCACCAAGATGTCAGCTGACGGAAAGGAATGGTCGCTGCTGGGATGTGGAGTGCGACGAGTCTCCTTCCTGGGGTTCGACGTGTACGCCATCGGTCTGTACTTGCCCGAGTCGCAGAAGCGAGAGGTGCGGGAACTGCTGCAGTCCACGTCGGGCTTCCAGCAGGCCAACGGCGACGTGGAGGAGTTCAAAAagtcgctgctggaccCCGTCCACGGAGCCGCCAAGATCCGATGGCTGCTGGACCAGGGCATCGACATCCGAATCCGAATTGTGCCTGTGCGAAACACGGACTTTGGCCATCTCCGAGACGGCTTTGTGCGAACCATTCTCGCCCACCCCGAGGCTAAGGAGGCGTCCCAGAACAAGGAGTTTGCCGACGGCCTGtccgagctcaagaccaTCTTCTCCCGAAAGATGTCGGTGCCCAAGCACAATATTCTGGTCATGAACCGCAAGGGTAACAACGGCGAGCTCAAGATCACCTACTACGACGCCAAGAGCGAGGCTGATCTGGGCGAGGGCTCCGAACTTGGAACTGTGCACAACCCCCAAGTTTCcgagctgcttctgctccaGTACCTCACTGGAAAGAAGCCCATCTCCGAGACCCTGCGAGACTCCGTCATCAACGGCCTTGTCACTGTTGCCATTGAGTAA
- a CDS encoding uncharacterized protein (Compare to YALI0D16863g, uniprot|Q92390 Yarrowia lipolytica caseine kinase II catalytic subunit), translated as MDVDSDIAAESVARVYADVNNLMPPSYWDYDKLALKWGQQDNYEIIKKIGRGKYSEVFEGINIVSKELVVIKALKPVKRKKIKREVKILQNLAGGPNIISLLETVRDPQSKMPAFIFEHVQNLDFRALYPKFTDYDIRYYMYELLKAIDYSHSKGIMHRDVKPHNVMIDHEKRKLRLIDWGLAEFYHAGTEYNVRVASRYFKGPELLVDFQLYDYSLDLWSYGAMFASMIFKKEPFFHGTSNTDQLVKIARVLGTEKLWDYLEKYNIELGAEYDDIGTYPARPWSKFVNVDNEAYISQEAIHLLDNLLRYDHQERLTAKEAMAHDYFKPVRVREEGEQE; from the coding sequence ATGGACGTGGATTCCGATATCGCCGCCGAGTCGGTGGCCCGAGTGTACGCGGACGTGAACAACCTGATGCCGCCATCGTACTGGGACTACGACAAGCTGGCGCTCAAATGGGGTCAGCAGGACAACTACGAAATCATCAAGAAAATCGGCCGAGGCAAATACTcggaggtgtttgagggcATCAACATTGTGTCCAAAGAGCTGGTGGTGATCAAGGCGCTCAAGCCCGTCAAGCgcaagaagatcaagcGAGAAGTCAAGATTCTGCAAAATCTCGCAGGAGGACCCAACATCATCTCGCTGCTGGAAACGGTGCGAGACCCGCAGAGCAAAATGCCGGCCTTCATCTTCGAACACGTGCAGAACCTCGACTTCCGGGCGCTGTACCCCAAATTCACAGACTATGACATTCGCTACTACATGTACGAGCTGCTAAAGGCCATCGACTACAGCCACTCCAAGGGCATCATGCACCGGGACGTGAAGCCACACAATGTCATGATTGACCACGAGAAGCGCAAGCTGCGCCTCATTGACTGGGGCTTGGCCGAGTTCTACCACGCGGGCACCGAATACAACGTCAGAGTGGCCTCGCGGTACTTCAAGGGAcccgagctgctggtcgACTTCCAGCTCTACGACTACTCCTTGGACCTGTGGTCCTACGGCGCCATGTTTGCCTCCATGATTTTCAAAAAGGAGCCTTTCTTCCATGGTACCTCCAACACGGACCAGCTGGTGAAAATCGCACGGGTGCTGGGAACAGAAAAGCTCTGGGACTATCTGGAAAAGTACAATATTGAGCTCGGAGCCGAGTACGACGACATTGGAACCTACCCCGCCCGACCCTGGAGCAAGTTTGTCAACGTGGACAACGAGGCCTACATTAGCCAAGAAGCGATACATTTACTGGATAACCTGCTGAGATACGACCATCAGGAGAGACTGactgccaaggaggccatggCGCACGATTACTTCAAGCCCGTCAGAGTTAGAGAAGAGGGCGAGCAGGAATAG
- a CDS encoding uncharacterized protein (Compare to YALI0D16687g, weakly similar to uniprot|Q9FY91 Arabidopsis thaliana SIR2-family protein), with product MNIATLELVSSIMKLRIPKFENTPYTPTHTDVASAAKALSRFLTAKNTKTAILTGAGISTASGLPDYRGPTGTYTTNPNHQPTLYHEFVSDEHKRKRYWSRAWIGYEQALKWARPNVAHEVLTGWLRGGHISGLITQNVDGLHKLSQVSGGDIVDNVNVSADLRAGREVPALVELHGSAYRVHCLSCGDQTSREDFQDRMAKDNGWSKDDAVAGTAMTGRGFTTDKTTESDLAQFVDPGTRVETNTGATVTPGGSPTSSNPFLASLDDSTSKSRLDISGNKLNEAAPGGQQQLNADGDAELDVEIDYDRVAIPPCLNCGGVLKPSIVFFGESVPEADRARARDLLESSDQLLVIGTSLSTFSAFDLVRQFYKQGKKVAVLNKGGVRGEGKDWEADVRLDGDIGGVLEKVKM from the coding sequence ATGAACATCGCGACATTGGAGCTAGTCTCATCCATAATGAAGCTGAGAATACCAAAGTTCGAAAACACGCCGTACACGCCGACACACACGGACGTGGCCTCCGCCGCCAAGGCCCTGTCGCGCTTCCTGACggcaaaaaacacaaaaacggCAATTCTAACCGGCGCAGGCATCTCTACAGCATCAGGCCTTCCAGACTACAGAGGACCCACAGGAACATACACAACCAACCCAAACCACCAGCCGACGCTGTACCACGAGTTTGTGTCTGACGAGCACAAACGCAAGCGGTACTGGTCACGTGCGTGGATCGGCTACGAGCAGGCGTTGAAGTGGGCCCGTCCAAACGTGGCTCATGAGGTGTTGACAGGCTGGCTTAGGGGCGGCCACATCTCGGGCCTCATTACCCAGAACGTGGACGGCTTACACAAGCTGAGCCAGGTGAGTGGCGGTGACATTGTGGACAATGTGAACGTGTCGGCTGATCTGAGAGCTGGTCGAGAGGTTCCGGCACTTGTGGAACTGCACGGATCGGCCTATAGAGTGCATTGTCTGAGTTGTGGAGACCAGACATCACGAGAGGATTTCCAAGACAGAATGGCCAAGGACAATGGATGGAGTAAAGACGATGCTGTGGCCGGGACTGCCATGACTGGGAGAGGATTTACCACGGACAAGACTACCGAGAGTGATCTGGCGCAGTTTGTAGATCCGGGAACGAGGGTGGAAACAAACACGGGTGCCACAGTCACTCCTGGGGGTTCTCCGACTTCTTCCAATCCATTTCTCGCATCTCTAGACGACTCGACTAGCAAATCTCGGCTTGATATTTCTGGAAACAAGCTGAATGAAGCTGCTCCTGGTGGACAACAGCAACTCAACGCGGATGGAGACGCGGAATTGGACGTGGAAATCGACTACGACAGGGTCGCCATTCCGCCATGTCTCAACTGTGGCGGGGTTTTGAAGCCCTccattgtgttttttggagAAAGTGTGCCTGAGGCGGATCGGGCTCGCGCACGTGATCTGCTGGAGTCGTCcgaccagctgctggttATTGGCACGTCTCTGTCCACTTTCTCAGCCTTTGATCTTGTCCGACAGTTCTACAAACAAGGCAAAAAGGTGGCGGTGTTGAACAAGGGAGGTGTCCGAGGCGAAGGCAAGGACTGGGAGGCAGATGTGCGACTCGACGGGGATATCGGAGGGGTTTTGGAGAAGGTCAAAATGTGA
- a CDS encoding uncharacterized protein (Compare to YALI0D16709g, similar to Saccharomyces cerevisiae SRX1 (YKL086W); ancestral locus Anc_2.642, similar to uniprot|P36077 Saccharomyces cerevisiae YKL086w) — protein MSMQTTLAKTEYLPLKEISRPIPPVLDEEKISKMIETLKAHEHKSSESDESALPPPDVLVIRRNGKTHYFAFGGCHRFQAYDRLNTDKILCRLIPCTVDQLKLYLGSSAETLLERI, from the coding sequence ATGTCCATGCAAACCACCCTGGCGAAAACGGAATATCTccctctcaaggagatttCCAGACCCATTCCGCCCgttctggacgaggagaaaaTCTCCAAGATGATCGAGACGCTCAAGGCCCATGAACACAAGTCCAGCGAGTCGGACGAGTCTGCCttgcctcctccagatgTGTTGGTGATTCGACGAAACGGAAAGACCCACTATTTCGCCTTTGGAGGCTGCCACCGATTCCAGGCTTATGACAGGTTAAACACGGACAAGATTCTTTGTCGGTTGATTCCGTGCACTgttgaccagctcaagtTGTATCTTGGATCCAGTGCTGAGACCTTGCTTGAGAGAATCTAG
- a CDS encoding uncharacterized protein (Compare to YALI0D16819g, no similarity), with translation MVSNMLLITLFSTPVLASFPTSYYYDSTSKECATIGNFMAPYSGIRIWCEKDLFDASRDRLAMSVCQNGYTYDYTISDTPGCTDFSNPMEFTNTSSEMQFDPWHFGGGKFKLARRYTSLDRETPVYWPDTFVGGVFKCPLDEPCTNDNAIPIAPLLADEPWHFLRKFSMWTVTARFPIMYSPDFTGHHYPHIKGNNDWARYLDVNERYRTVREKTVHTQPKYVPDKNVPADTLDNDSNSNEPLTLPLTPSIPLPLQSDALPGEEKYHVPGHSITVEIHGFRAGVKSKLEHKFAQISSQYSDVLKQYNPSHGLLGLLYHLRVNLEYYTAKRIWLDLVKLL, from the coding sequence ATGGTATCCAACATGCTCCTAATAAcgctcttctccaccccGGTCCTTGCCTCCTTCCCGACCTCCTACTACTACGACTCGACTTCCAAAGAGTGTGCCACCATCGGCAACTTCATGGCTCCCTACTCGGGAATTCGAATCTGGTGTGAGAAGGATCTGTTCGACGCCTCCAGAGACCGTCTAGCCATGTCTGTATGCCAAAACGGATACACCTACGACTACACCATCTCCGATACCCCGGGATGCACGGACTTCTCCAACCCCATGGAGTTCACCAACACGTCGTCGGAAATGCAGTTCGATCCCTGGCATTTCGGAGGTGGAAAGTTCAAGCTTGCCCGGAGATACACATCGCTCGACCGAGAAACACCCGTTTATTGGCCCGATACCTTTGTCGGAGGCGTATTCAAGTGTCCTCTGGACGAACCCTGTACCAACGACAACGCCATTCCCATCGCTCCTCTTTTGGCCGACGAGCCGTGGCACTTTCTGCGCAAGTTCTCCATGTGGACCGTGACTGCCAGGTTCCCCATAATGTACTCTCCGGACTTTACAGGCCACCACTATCCTCACATCAAGGGCAACAATGACTGGGCGAGATATCTAGACGTCAACGAGAGATATAGAACTGTCAGAGAGAAGACAGTCCACACCCAACCAAAGTACGTGCCCGACAAGAATGTGCCGGCTGATACACTCGACAAcgacagcaacagcaacgaACCTCTCACTCTCCCTCTCACCCCCTCAATTCCTCTACCTTTACAGTCCGATGCTCTTCCTGGGGAAGAAAAGTACCATGTTCCTGGACACTCAATCACGGTTGAGATTCATGGGTTCAGAGCCGGTGTCAAGAGTAAACTGGAACACAAGTTTGCGCAGATTTCCAGCCAGTATTCTGACGTCCTCAAACAATACAACCCTTCTCATGGCCTCCTGGGACTGCTGTATCATCTTAGAGTCAACCTGGAGTATTATACAGCCAAGAGGATCTGGCTGGATCTTGTCAAGTTGCTATAA